From a region of the Campylobacter showae genome:
- a CDS encoding DUF4197 domain-containing protein codes for MKKSLILCAVLLAASAQAAGWQETLNQGAQVLGAANSGDYKSAVSSALNAAVKELSNGGFLKNAAAKIPLPKSLETAANLAKKVGGEKWANELVTSINNAASAAVPGAADVFSGVIKNMSDADVKKVLEGGKDSFTKFLQQNSSQKLQAVFKPIITKMMSDNTFATAYNGLNSLVAGSALAKSDAAKQLKGIATSMGAGEYIPQEDEDLNDYITRKTLDGLFNVMSEKESSLRGGAVEQGTKILQGIFK; via the coding sequence ATGAAGAAAAGTTTGATCTTATGCGCGGTTTTACTCGCCGCTTCGGCGCAGGCGGCAGGCTGGCAAGAGACTCTAAATCAAGGCGCGCAGGTACTGGGCGCGGCAAACTCGGGCGACTACAAAAGCGCGGTTAGTTCGGCTCTAAACGCGGCCGTTAAGGAGCTGTCAAACGGGGGATTTCTAAAAAACGCCGCGGCTAAAATCCCGCTGCCAAAGAGCCTGGAAACGGCTGCAAATTTGGCTAAAAAAGTAGGCGGCGAAAAGTGGGCGAACGAGCTCGTAACCTCGATAAATAACGCCGCGAGCGCAGCCGTGCCGGGAGCTGCGGACGTATTTTCGGGCGTGATAAAAAACATGAGCGACGCGGATGTGAAAAAGGTGCTAGAAGGCGGCAAGGATAGCTTTACAAAGTTTTTGCAACAAAACTCGAGCCAGAAGCTGCAAGCCGTATTTAAACCGATCATCACCAAAATGATGAGTGACAATACCTTTGCCACCGCATATAACGGGCTAAATTCGCTCGTCGCGGGTAGCGCGCTGGCAAAATCAGACGCCGCAAAGCAGCTAAAAGGCATCGCAACTAGCATGGGCGCTGGCGAATACATCCCGCAAGAGGACGAGGATCTAAACGACTACATCACGCGCAAGACGCTAGATGGGCTCTTTAACGTGATGAGCGAAAAGGAAAGCTCGCTACGAGGCGGTGCGGTCGAGCAGGGCACGAAGATCCTGCAGGGCATTTTTAAGTAA
- a CDS encoding DMT family transporter, translating to MKKSTEFKADFALFVIAVVWGVTFLPMAQTLKTNGVFTLLFWRFLISAVLMALISLKFTRKIDPNSLRFGAFLGALLFVAFTLQTFALKYAPSSTVAFITGLNAVFTPFIALAFFGQKAASYAFIGAFLSAAGLYLLTGSELGFGIGEGLSVVCALGFALHIIFTGVLVRRCELYWMVSAQFAVVAALCLVAAQIFEPRGVVPVLDEAFFVAVAVTSVFATVLAFFVQTAAQRYTTPVKTSLIFTFEPVSAGIVGYFFGGEILSGVQIAGAGLILFGIVVSEVGSYYKNKRSRENLS from the coding sequence ATGAAAAAATCAACCGAATTTAAGGCCGACTTTGCGCTATTTGTGATCGCGGTGGTCTGGGGCGTGACGTTTTTGCCGATGGCGCAGACGCTAAAGACCAACGGCGTTTTTACGCTTTTGTTTTGGCGGTTTTTGATCTCGGCCGTCTTGATGGCGCTCATAAGCCTCAAATTTACGCGCAAGATCGATCCTAATTCGCTAAGATTCGGCGCGTTTTTAGGCGCGCTTTTGTTCGTGGCCTTTACGCTTCAGACCTTTGCCCTAAAATACGCCCCAAGCTCTACCGTCGCCTTTATCACGGGACTAAACGCGGTTTTTACGCCGTTTATCGCGCTCGCGTTTTTCGGGCAAAAGGCCGCCAGTTACGCCTTTATCGGCGCGTTTTTGTCGGCGGCGGGGCTTTATTTGCTAACGGGCAGCGAGCTGGGTTTTGGTATCGGCGAGGGGCTTAGTGTCGTTTGCGCGCTAGGCTTTGCGCTGCATATCATTTTCACGGGTGTTTTGGTGCGCAGGTGCGAGCTGTACTGGATGGTGAGTGCGCAGTTTGCGGTCGTGGCGGCGCTTTGTCTCGTCGCGGCGCAGATTTTCGAGCCTCGCGGCGTCGTACCCGTTTTGGACGAGGCATTTTTCGTCGCGGTTGCGGTGACGTCAGTCTTTGCGACGGTTTTAGCGTTTTTCGTGCAGACGGCGGCGCAGCGCTACACGACGCCCGTTAAAACTTCGCTCATCTTTACCTTTGAGCCCGTGAGCGCCGGGATCGTGGGGTATTTTTTTGGCGGCGAGATACTAAGCGGCGTGCAGATAGCAGGAGCTGGACTCATACTCTTTGGCATCGTTGTTAGCGAGGTGGGCAGCTACTATAAAAATAAAAGATCTCGGGAAAATTTGAGCTAG
- a CDS encoding DMT family transporter, whose protein sequence is MKNSLEFRADVGMIFVAIVFGLGYLPTSLALATNGVFGVLFWRFLLAAIIAGAIFYKKLKNVSASDIKPGVILGLFLFAGFVSQTFAFKYADTSSVAFIIGLNVALVPFIAAGLFRHKIYSYAYVGVAFAVAGLYMIGDTKVGFGLGEILALVCACAYSFHIVLTNRLVQKCDLVNMVYFEILTLVALCFVAILVFEDAKIAPVVDKAFIIAMLVVGVLGTAFAFFAQALMQKFTTPVKTAIFFTLEPVTAGAMGYFIGAEDISAYRLCGAALILVGVLISEIGSYLRAKKENLA, encoded by the coding sequence GTGAAAAATAGTTTGGAATTTCGCGCCGACGTAGGCATGATATTTGTTGCGATAGTCTTTGGTCTAGGCTATCTGCCTACCTCGCTCGCGCTTGCGACTAACGGAGTTTTCGGCGTTTTGTTTTGGAGATTTTTGCTAGCGGCGATCATAGCCGGGGCGATTTTTTACAAAAAGCTAAAAAACGTAAGCGCGTCTGATATAAAACCCGGCGTGATTTTGGGTCTGTTTTTGTTCGCGGGATTTGTGAGTCAGACTTTCGCGTTTAAGTACGCCGACACCTCGTCCGTGGCCTTTATCATCGGGCTAAACGTGGCTTTGGTGCCTTTTATTGCGGCGGGGCTTTTTAGGCATAAAATTTACTCTTACGCATATGTGGGCGTGGCATTTGCGGTGGCGGGACTTTATATGATAGGCGATACGAAGGTGGGCTTTGGTCTAGGCGAAATTTTGGCTCTAGTTTGTGCCTGCGCATACTCCTTTCACATCGTGCTAACGAACCGCCTAGTGCAAAAATGCGACCTCGTAAATATGGTCTATTTTGAAATTTTAACCCTAGTCGCGCTTTGTTTTGTAGCTATTTTGGTTTTTGAGGACGCTAAAATCGCGCCGGTCGTGGACAAGGCATTTATCATAGCGATGCTGGTCGTGGGCGTGCTGGGCACGGCGTTTGCGTTTTTCGCGCAGGCGCTTATGCAAAAATTTACCACGCCGGTTAAAACGGCGATATTTTTCACCCTAGAGCCCGTAACCGCAGGAGCGATGGGGTATTTCATCGGCGCGGAGGACATCAGCGCGTACAGGCTTTGCGGCGCGGCGCTCATCTTGGTCGGAGTTTTGATCAGCGAGATAGGCAGCTACCTGCGCGCTAAAAAGGAAAATTTAGCCTAA
- a CDS encoding metal ABC transporter permease yields MRVSHSNTKNAEKSKKRKQMLEALSLNFMQNALLAGILVSIACGVIGTLTVINRMVFIAGGIAHGAYGGLGIAFYFSLEPLLGASLFSLFLALLIATITLKDKSKMDSVIGALWAFGMAFGIILTDLAPGYNVDLMSYLFGSILAVPQGDLVFMAIANCVILASVALFYRQFEALSFDAEFARLRGVRTTLLYYALTCMMALSVVMTIRAVGLILVIALLTIPPYIAGAVSSRLGTMMLNAALISAAFCVSGLWLSFEANLTSGASIILIASICFFIFTAIKRR; encoded by the coding sequence GTGCGGGTTTCGCATAGTAACACCAAAAACGCCGAAAAAAGTAAAAAAAGGAAACAAATGCTAGAAGCTCTTAGCTTAAATTTCATGCAAAACGCCCTGCTGGCGGGCATCCTCGTTAGCATCGCTTGCGGCGTGATCGGCACGCTCACGGTCATAAACCGCATGGTTTTTATCGCAGGCGGCATCGCTCACGGCGCATACGGCGGGCTTGGCATCGCGTTTTATTTTTCGCTCGAACCGCTGCTGGGCGCGAGTCTGTTTTCGCTGTTTTTGGCGCTACTCATCGCTACGATAACGCTCAAAGACAAAAGCAAGATGGACTCCGTTATCGGCGCGCTATGGGCGTTTGGCATGGCGTTTGGCATCATCCTCACCGACCTAGCGCCTGGCTACAACGTCGATTTAATGAGCTATCTTTTCGGCTCGATTTTGGCCGTGCCGCAGGGCGATCTTGTTTTCATGGCGATCGCAAACTGCGTCATACTCGCGTCCGTCGCGCTATTTTACAGGCAGTTTGAGGCGCTTAGCTTTGACGCGGAGTTTGCCAGGCTGCGCGGCGTGCGCACGACGCTGCTCTACTACGCGCTAACGTGCATGATGGCGCTAAGCGTCGTGATGACGATACGCGCGGTCGGGCTCATCCTGGTTATCGCGCTACTCACGATCCCGCCATATATCGCGGGCGCGGTCTCGAGCCGCCTAGGCACGATGATGCTAAACGCGGCGCTCATCTCGGCCGCGTTTTGCGTGAGCGGGTTGTGGCTGAGCTTTGAGGCAAATTTAACCAGCGGCGCAAGTATCATTCTCATCGCTTCGATTTGCTTTTTTATATTTACGGCGATAAAAAGGCGGTAG
- a CDS encoding metal ABC transporter ATP-binding protein, with protein sequence MSDVSVRNLSFGYDENLVFEGINLEYDCKDFLAIIGPNGGGKSTLLKLLLGLNKPSGGTIEVFGQEPASVSKAVGYVPQNIPINQSFPMRVLEVVLMGRIDKKLFGFYGKDDKIEAEAALERVGMGEFTRRKIGELSGGQRQRVYIARALCAKAKILMLDEPTASIDTKGQADVYKLLKQINAEGTGVVLISHDVNLTLNFATKVAYVNHDLFMHEISHGSKQDFIEHLARDHRHFCDVEVALKECGCGRH encoded by the coding sequence ATGAGCGACGTTTCGGTGCGAAATTTGAGCTTTGGTTACGATGAAAACCTCGTGTTTGAGGGTATAAATTTAGAATACGATTGCAAAGATTTTCTAGCTATCATCGGCCCAAACGGCGGCGGCAAAAGTACGCTTTTAAAGCTGTTGCTAGGGCTAAACAAGCCAAGCGGCGGGACGATCGAAGTGTTTGGGCAGGAGCCCGCTAGCGTGAGCAAGGCCGTGGGCTACGTCCCGCAAAATATCCCAATAAATCAAAGCTTCCCGATGCGCGTACTCGAGGTCGTTTTGATGGGGCGGATAGATAAAAAGCTGTTTGGATTTTACGGCAAGGACGACAAGATAGAGGCCGAGGCGGCGCTCGAGCGCGTCGGGATGGGCGAATTTACGAGGCGAAAGATCGGCGAGCTAAGCGGAGGACAGCGCCAACGCGTCTATATCGCGCGCGCGCTTTGCGCGAAGGCTAAAATTTTGATGCTAGACGAACCAACCGCCAGTATCGATACGAAAGGCCAAGCGGACGTCTATAAGCTGCTAAAACAGATCAACGCCGAGGGCACGGGCGTCGTGCTCATCAGCCACGACGTAAATTTGACGCTAAATTTCGCCACCAAAGTCGCCTACGTCAATCACGATCTTTTTATGCACGAGATCTCGCACGGCTCAAAGCAGGATTTTATCGAGCATTTGGCGAGAGATCATAGGCATTTTTGCGATGTGGAGGTGGCGTTGAAAGAGTGCGGCTGCGGACGTCACTAA